GCAACTGTCCGATCTGTGCGATGAAATTGGTGCCAGCGGCCGGCACTGGGAAGCAAGAAACGGCAGTCGCGTCGGACGAACGATTCATCTGTCCGATGATGTGTACGCCACCATCGAGCGATCCGGGGCGTTGCCCGGTGTGTGCAATGGAATTGGTCAAGGCAACGGGTGGCGGCAGTGGAGACGGTCAATCGGTGACGATCGAACCGGTGGCACGTCGTCTGATCGGAATCAAGACGGCAACCGCAAAACTTGGTCCTGTCTCGCAAACGATTCGCACCATCGGTTCGATCGACTACGACGAAAGCAAGCTCGCGACGATCTCAGCGTACGTCGGCGGTCGGATTGAAAAATTGTACGCAAACTACGTTGGCGTGCCGGTCGAAAAAGACGACGATCTCGCGTTGATTTACAGTCCCGATCTGTATTCCGCACAAGTGGAATTCTTGACCGCGCGCAACGGCGGCGGCCTGAAGCGACTTGGCGGCTCCTCTGATTTTGCCGAGCTTTCCAAACAGAAACTGATTGAGCTTGGGTTTACCGAGGACCAATTCAACAATCTATCTCAGCGTGGACAAGCCGAAAGCCGTATTCGACTACGTTCGCCGATCAAGGGAACTGTGATTGATAAGTTCGCCGTCGAAGGAGACTATTTGAAAACCGGAGACCCGGTTTATCGCATCGCTGATCTTTCGACGGTGTGGCTGATGCTCAATCTGTATCCCGATGACGCGTCACGAATTCGATTTGGACAGCAGGTCGAGGCCGAAGTGTCATCGGTGCCCGGCGATGTCTTCACTGGGCGGGTCGCCTTCATTGATCCCACCGTGAGCGAGCAAACCAGGACGGTTAGCGTTCGTGTGGAAATGCTGAACGCGGATGGTGCTTTGCGTCCCGGCGACTACGCCACGGCACGTGTCTATGTCCCGGCACTTCGGCAGGACCGCGTCTACGATCCGTCGCTTGCGGGCAGATACATCAGCCCGATGCACCCCCAAATCATTCGCGACAACCCCGGTGACTGTCCGATTTGTGGGATGGCACTGATCCCGACATCGAAACTCGGATATTCGTCTCGTCCACTTCCCAGACAAGACGTTGTCACGGTGCCACGCGACGCTGTGCTGATGACCGGCAAGAACAGCGTCGTGTACGTCGAAACGGATCCCGGGCGATTCGAAATTCGTCGCGTGGTCGTTGGCCCGATGACAAACGAAGACGCGATCATCTCGGAAGGCATCGCCGTCGGCGAGACTGTGGCGACGGGTGGAAACTTCCTGATCGACTCGCAAATGCAACTCGCCGGGAATCCGTCGTTGATGGACCCCAGCAAGGCGTCGACGTATCCACCAGGACCACTCGATTTGCCCAAGCAGCAGGCGATCGTCTTGGCGGGTGATGCAGGCGAACAGTTTGACCGTGCCTATCAAGCCTACTTTACGATCCAAGAAGCACTTGCGGCGGATCAAACGCCGCCACCAGCAGCAGTCAACACGCTCGATGACTCACTCTCTCAATTGCTGTTGCTGCCGACCGTTCCCGATGAAGCTCAGACGCACCTCCAGCGTGCAAAGCGGAGTGTCGATCGGCTTGCGGGTTCGCTGGAACAGACTCGCGAGGGATTTCGGCCGCTTAGTCATTCGTTGCTCAAGACCGCCAATTCCGTTCGTGGTCCAAACACGGCGAACAAACTCGTTCACATGTTTTGCCCAATGGTTCCCGGAGGCGGTGGTGATTGGATGCAGCCCGGCGGCGATCTCGTCAATCCGTATTGGGGCAGTGAAATGCTGTCCTGCGGCGAGACGGTGAGTGACATGGCAGTGGACATAGCAATGGACGCGCAGCCCGATTATTCGGAGCCTCGCTAGCCATGCTGAATGCTCTGATTCGATTCTGTGTCAAAGAACCACTGTTGGTGGCGTTGCTCTCGCTAGCGCTGTCCATCGGCGGTTGGTTTGCTTTCAAAGCCGTTCCGATCGACGCGATTCCCAACGTGGGCGAAAACCAAGTGATCGTACTAACGCCTTGGCCAGGGCGTTCACCCAAGGACATCGAAGACCAGGTCACGTATCCGCTAAGCGTTTCGTTGTTGGCCGTTCCGGGGGCCGAGTCGGTTCGCGGCAAAAGCATGTTTGGATACAGCTTTGTGCAAGTGACTTTTAAGGACGAAATCGACTTCTACTGGGCTCGCAGCCGCGTCTCGGAACAACTTGGTACCGCGGCATCTCAATTGCCTGATGGCGTTGTGCCCCAGCTTGGCCCCGACGCGACTGGTTTAGGCCAAGTCTACTACTACGTTTTGACGCCACCGGCCGAAGGCATGGGTTTGGACGAATTGCGAAGCTTGCAGGACTTCGTCGTCAAATACGAACTACAAGCTGTCGAAGGCGTCAGCGAAGTTGCGTCAATCGGCGGCTATGTTCGCCAGTACCAGATCGACGTAGACCCCGACAAGCTTCGATTTCATGGCGTATCGCTCGACAAATTGGCGATGGCCATCAAAGGCTCGAACCTGGACGTCGGTGCCAAGACGGTTGAAACAACGGGAATGGAATACATCGTTCGTGGCAAAGGATTTCTGGGCAGCGGAGGCGACCACGGCGAAGCGATTCGCGACATCGAACAAACCGTCATCATGCAACGAGACGGTGTCCCAGTTCATGTTCGCGACGTTGCCAGTGTGCAACTTGGTCCCGACTTCCGCCGTGGAGCTCTCGATTACAACGGCGCCGAAGCGGTTGGTGGCGTGGTGGTGATGCGATACGGCGAGAATCCTCGCGAGGTGATCGACCGCGTCAAAGCAAAGATCACTCAAATCGAACCCGCACTCGACGGCGTCAAAATTCATGGCGTCTACGATCGCAGCGGTCTGATTGATGAAACGATGGCGACGCTAACGCATTCACTGCGTGATGAGATCATTATCACGGCCATCATCATCTTGTTGTTCTTGCTTCACATCCGCAGCAGCATCGTCGTGGCGATTTGTTTACCGGCGGCGGTGCTGATGTCGTTCATCGCCATGCACTTCGTTGGCGTTGGTTCCAACATCATGTCACTGGCCGGAATCGCGATCGCGATTGGCACGATGGTCGACATGGCAATCATTGTTTCGGAGAACATTTACCAGGGGCTGGCAGAGTGGGAGAACGGTGAGCGTAAGAAGACGCGAAACGAGGTCATCTATGAAGCCACGATCGAAGTCGCTCCCGCCGTCATTACTGCCGTTGCAACGACGATCGTTAGTTTCCTACCGGTCTTTTTCCTGACGGGTCGCGACTACCGGCTCTTTTCGCCACTGGCGTACACGAAAACGTTTGCGATCGCGATGGCCATGCTGACCGCGATCACTCTCGTTCCAGCACTCAGTCGACTACTCCTAAGAAGTGCGGGCTATCGCAAGCGGTCCGCATTGGTGGCCGCCCTCGCACTGACGACTTTGCTGGCCGCGACCTCGCATTTCCTGTGGGGCGATGATCTGGCCGGCCACTTTCAGATCCAACAATGGGTCGTGACTTGTGTTGCGGCACTGGTCGGCTTTGTTGTCGGCTGGCAACTCCTACGAGAACGTATCCGTCCGATCGAAGAGATCCCGACCAGCCGTTTTGTGCATTGGATCTACGCCGCTCGGCTTCGGCAGGCACTCAGTCACAAATTATTCGCGTTATCGTTTCCGGCGATGCTGCTAGTGCTTGGATTAGGCGCGTATGTCGGGTTGCCAACCGTGCTGAAGCCCATCGAAACGGCAGCAGGCTATGTCGGCGCCGACCTCAATTCATTGCCAGGCTACGTTAACGCCAAGCATGTCTTTACGGGATTGCAAAGCGATGATTGGATCGCGCTGGACGAAGGCAGTTGGTTTTACATGCCGACGCTATACCCGGCAGCCAGCTTTTCGCAAGCGATGCAGGTTCTGCAAACGCAAGACGTATTGATCGGCCAGATTCCCGAAGTCAAAGACGTGCTCGGAAAGATCGGCCGCGTCGAATCAGCACTTGACCCCGCGCCAGCCTCGATGATTGAAACCTATGTCATGCTCAAGCCCGAATCGGAGTGGCGAGATGGCGTGACCGCACGCGATGTTTGGGACGAGATCAATCGTGTGGCGACGCTGCCGGGCGTCACGCCAGCGTCAGCGTTGCAACCGATCGAAGGCCGCGTCGTAATGCTGCAGTCGGGAATCAAAGCACCGATGGCGATTCGTATTTATGGCGATGACTTGGAAATACTCGCTTCGGCGGCAATGTATGTGTCCGCCGTCCTGAAGACATCTCCCTACGTTAATTCGGGCACCGTCAATCCCGACATCGTGCTCGGCAAACCCTACATCGAATTCACGGTCGATCGCGAAGCCGCATCTCGTTATGGCATGAGTGCGTCGATGGTCAATCAAGTGATCGAAACCGCGCTTGGTGGAATGAACCTTATCAAGACGGTCGAAGGTCGCGAGCGATACCCAGTCCGCTTGCGTTACAGTCGCGACATCCGCGAGCATATCGAAAGCCTCGGTCGCTTGCCGGTGGTCACTCACAGCGGCGCGATCGTGCCGTTGGAGAAACTTGCGAAGCTTGAAACGACTTGGGGGCCTGGTGCAATCAATAGCGAGAATGGTCGCTTGATCGCGCATGTCGCGTTCATGACGAATGGTACGGTGGGAGCTCTCGAATCGGTCGCGGCAGTCGAAGAACAGCTTCGTCAAGCTCAGGCATTGCCAGAAATGGACCCTAATCGACTTTCCCTTCCCACCGGTTACTCGCTTGAAGCTGTCGGCAGCTTTCGCAACCAGATCGAAGCCAACCTGCGATTGATGTGGATCATTCCCGTCGTGATGGTGATCAACTTGCTACTGATCTACCTCGAATTTCGCAACCTGCCGATCTCGTTGGCGGTCTTCTCAGGAATTCCCGTTGCATTCGCGGGCGGAATGATCGCGGTGGCGTGGATGGAAGTTGAACTCAATACCGCCGTTTGGGTTGGCTTCATCGCTCTGTTCGGTTTGGCGGTTGACGACGGCGTCGTGATGGCGACTTACATTCATCAACTCTTGCAACGCCGCAAGATCAGCACCGTTGAAGACATCCGCAACACGGTCTACGAAGCCGGCCTGAAACGTATCCGTCCCTGCATGATGACGACCGTCACGACACTCGCCGCTCTGGTTCCCGTGTTGATCGCAACCGGACGCGGCGCCGACGTGGCGAGGGCGATGGCGATCCCAGTCTTTGGCGGAATGCTGGCCGAACCATTCACCTCGTTCATAGTGCCAACGCTGTACTGCGGCTATCTCGAACTGAAGATGCGATTTGGCGTGCAAGACGAACTCTGGAAGGGCACCGAAGAGATGCCCGAAAAAACACAACTCGAAGTAGCTTAGAAGACTGTGAAAGAACCCGTTACTCTTTGGAGAATTAGAATGGATCGAAATCTACCACTGGCACTTGTCATCAGGCTGTTTGGGTTGCTTTTAATGGCACACCCGGTTGCCGCCCAGGAAACGTCGGGCACAGAGGCGATCACACAACCAGACACCGACAAAATCACACTCAAACAGGGACCACACGGCGGAGCGCTTCGCCAAGTTGATTCGTTGCAGGTGGAAGCGTTCGTGACGCAAGCAGGAATCGAATGCTATGTCTTCGACCTCAGCGGCAAGGCTGTCGCCGTTGGTTCGGCACGAGGCACCGCGTCCGTGCGACTGGCAGGAAACGCAAAACGCTATCGCTACGATTTAATGCCAAACGAACGAGGCGGCATTACAGCAAGTGTTGATCTATCCAAGTTGGCCGGAAGACAGTTGCGAATTGAAATCCAGCTAGTTGGCCTGGTGACTTCCGATTCTGGTAATCTCGAGTTCCAAGAAGTCGCAAGCGTACCACTCAACAAAAACCAACTCGACGCCGACGCGATCGCACGCCAAAAGATCTGTCCGGTCAGTGGCAAGCCACTGGGCAGCATGGGCGATCCGATCGCCGTCGATTTCGACGGCCAGAAAGTCTTCGTTTGCTGTGCCGGATGCGTTGCCACCGTTAAAGCCGATCCTACAAAATACGCTGCTGGTCGGGCACAGATCACGGTCACCACATCCACTCTGGCCGACGCGGCAGCAATCGCCGCGCAGAAAGTTTGCCCAGTCATGGACGAACCGCTCGGTGGCATGGGCACGCCGATCAAGGTGATGGTTGGCAACAAGCCGATCTATCTGTGCTGCAAAGGCTGCATCAAGAAGATTCAAGCTGAACCAGCAAAGTACCTGGCCATGGTCTACCCAGCTGGAAAAACTGCAAGTGTTAGTGCTGGGACAGAACAGGTACGCGAGGGCGTCTTCAAGGTCACGACAGTCGATGCACCATTCATTGCTGCGCAAAAGAAGTGCCCCGTCATGGACGAGCCGCTTGATGCGATGGGCGGCCCCTTCAAGGTCAACGCGGCCGGCAAAGCGATCTACATCTGCTGTCCCGGTTGTGCAAAAAGGATCGCATCAGAACCAACCAAGTATCTCGTGATTCTCGCGGAACAAGGAGTCGATGCACCGTCAATCAAGTAGTCGATTGAATCGAAAGACGACATGGCCGATGAGACAGAATCCCGGAACAATTGAGAACTACAGAGGAATCGTTCGCTGCTCAAAAGTCTTCGACCATGCGAAATACTGGATTAAGCGAAGAACGTGCCCGATAGTTCATTCGCAAGCATTGACCCGCCGGCAAATGCCTGAAATACACAGGCATTTGAGTACTTGCATCCATCCCACGAATCAGATGAACAGACATGCAACCTCAACTCGCATATACCAATTTCTATGCTTCCATTTGAAACACGCAGCGTCTGACTTCCACGTCTCGCCTTTGCGACGCGGCTTCTTTTTGCACTCTTTCTGTTTGGCATGGGGATCATGACGATGGGCTTTGCCGTGAATGGGGGTCCGGTTGGCGGTCCGCCGAGTGAGCTCGACCAATTCATGACTGCTCTTTAGAAAACAGCCTATCTGATCTTTTGGGTCGGCTTTCTCAAGACAGTCGCTGGCGGGCTAATGTTCTTCCCTCGGACTGCGCCACTCGTGATCCTGATGACGCTGCCCTATGCGTTCAACATCCTGCTGTACGTGATCTTCTTCGCTCATCGGTACCTCGTCATCGGGCTTCTTGATTTTGCAGCGTGTGCTCTGCTGATTTACTGCTACTTTGATTGGTACCACCCTGTCTTTGCTGGGCCGACGCCAAACTCGACTCAGAAATTGCTTAGAGACGAAAATGCACTTTGATTATTAATCATCGCCGGGATTCGCAATTGGTCGCGTTGCTTATCAGATTCGTTCCGGAATGGCCGCTGTGCTGAAGGGTGCCGCTTGCCCGTTTTCGCCGGAGGAAACGCAGACACTGATAACCGTGTCGGACGCGAACGCACCGCTGAGCATGAACGAGTTGGCATCGTCGATGATTCGTGATCCAACGACGGTGAAACGCCAATTGGATCGACTCGTCCAGCATAAGTTTGTTGTGCGGAGCGTATCGAGTGAGGACGCTCGTATCGTGATGATCGGATTGACTTGTCGCGGCAAACAGAAACTTAGAACCGTGCTCTCGCTATTGGACGACATGCGAAAAACGGCGCTCAAAGGTATTTCAAAGTCTAAGCTGGAAGCGACGCAAAACGTTTTGCGGAAGATGCAGAAGAACCTAACCGAACACATTTCAAAGGGTGAGTCTCACGGAAATACTCATCACTGCTCTCTGCTTTCTGACGCTCGGTGCGAGATTGAGCCAAGGCCAGCAAACGAACAATGCTACCCAGCAGTTGAGAAATCAGAGCAGCCAGTTTACCGAGCAGATCATCAAGGTTGCCGACAGTGTCTATGTCGCGGTTGGGTTCAGCGTCTCGAACGTCTCGATGATCGTTGGTGATGACAGTGTGGTGATTATCGACACCGGGATGATGCTCGATGATTCCGAGCGAATCGCGACGGAATTTCGCAAAGTCACGGACAAACCGGTCAAGGCGATCGTCTTCACGCACGCGCACGGTGACCACACTGGCGGAGCGGCGGCATTTCTCGGCGACGAACGTCCGCAAATTTGGGCGCATGCGAATTATGGCAGCGAGGCTCGTTCGTGGACGTCTGGCAACCTGACTGTTCAAAACTCGCGGGGCGCGAGGCACGCGGGATTCAAATTACCCTCCGAACAACGAATCAATAATGGCATCGCACCGGTTCGATATCCCAAACGCGGCGGCGCAGTTTTCGCAGCATCTCACGCCACCAATCCAACACATTTTCTTAGAAGCAAACGGCAAACAATTAGAGTTGCCGGCATCGAGTTGGAACTTGTCTTATCACACGGCGAAACCAACGACCAGATCTTTGCTTGGTACCCAAGCGGAAAGGTGCTCTTCGCCGGCGACAACTTCTATCGGTCGTTTCCAAACTTGTACGCCATTCGTGGCACGCCCAACCGTAGCGTTCGTTTATGGGCCGAGAGTCTCGGAAAGCTAGCCGTTTGTGGGGCGGAGGCTCTGGTAGGCGGACATACGAATCCCATCATGGGTGCTGCCAAAGTCAAGCAAGTTCTGACCGACTACCACGCTGTCGTTCTGTACATTCACGACAAGACCGTCGAAGGAATGAACAAAGGTCTCACGCCCGATAAATTGGTCGAATACGTGCAACTTCCTGACGACCTGGCCAGCAAAGATTACTTGCAACCGTTCTACGGACATCCGGAATGGGGAGTGCGCAGCGTATTTAGCGGCTACCTCGGCTGGTTCGACGGCAATCCATCGAATCTGTTTCGACTCTCACTAAAACCAGAAGCGGAACGTGTCGCGAAACTGGCCGGAGGAACAGACAAGCTTTTGAAATCTGCCCGCGATGCGCTAGCGTCAGACGACAATCAATGGGCTGCGCAGCTCGCCGATCACCTGCTTGCAATCAATGCTGATGACAAAAACGCGAAACAAGTCAAAGCAAACTCGCTAACCAATCTCGCCAGTAACATGGTCAACGCAACCGCCCGCAACTACTACCTCACTGTCGCCCGCGAGCTGCGGGAGTAGCGGTACTATGTCCACTGTCACCGGTCGTGTCTGCAGGTACGATTGGGCTGAAGTTTAGAGACAACGCGTTCACCAATTCGACACTCGAAAGAAGAGCCAAACATGACCTATCCGCGAACTTTTTCCCACATCGGAATTTCCGTCACTGACCTGGACCAGGCAGTCGACTTCTACACGAAAACGCTGGGATGGTACGTCATCATGCCCCCGACCGAAATCGTATCGGATGACTCGGCGATTGGAGTCATGTGCGATGATGTCTTCGGAAAGGACTGGGAGCGATTCCGAATTGCTCATCTAGCAACCGGCGACCGAGTCGGCGTGGAGTTGTTCGAGTTTAGAAACGCCGAAAAGCCTGCGGACAATTTTGAATATTGGAAGACAGGGGTATTTCACTTTTGCGTTCAAGACCCTGATGTCGAGGGCCTCGCAAAAAGAATTGTCGCGAATGGGGGCAAGCAACGGATGCCAGTTCGCGAGTACTATCCCGGCGAGAAACCTTATCGCATGGTCTACTGTGAGGACCCTTTCGGGAATCTCATCGAGATCTATTCACACAGCTATGAACTGACGTATTCAGCCGGTGCCTACCAATCCGATTCTGACTGAGGGATGATCAGCGTTGTCAAAATGAGAGCATTGGCCTCAATTTTAACTCGCGCGTGGCTACGCGAGCTTGCGAATTATCTTCGCTAGATTGCCAGCCACAACTGTTCCGAATGGCACGTCCTTTGTTATCACGCTGCCGACACCGACGACGCTGCGATCGCCGATCGCAACGACAGGTCTGATGACCGCCTTGCCGCCGATCCTGACCGGCCTACCGAACTCATGCGTACGGCGCTAGTTCGCGTCGAGCGGATGCGTAGCGGCATAGATGTGAACGCCGGGCGCGATAAACACCTTGTTCCCGATCCGCACTTCGCAAACGTCCAAAATTACGCAATCGAAGTTGAAGTACACTTTCTCGCCCAGATAGATATTGGTCCCGTTATCGCAGCGAAAAGGTGGTTCGAGCCAGACGGAGTCTCCACCGCTGCCGAACAGCTCTTTCAAAATGCTGCACCGTAGCTTCGCC
The Rubripirellula reticaptiva DNA segment above includes these coding regions:
- a CDS encoding efflux RND transporter permease subunit; amino-acid sequence: MLNALIRFCVKEPLLVALLSLALSIGGWFAFKAVPIDAIPNVGENQVIVLTPWPGRSPKDIEDQVTYPLSVSLLAVPGAESVRGKSMFGYSFVQVTFKDEIDFYWARSRVSEQLGTAASQLPDGVVPQLGPDATGLGQVYYYVLTPPAEGMGLDELRSLQDFVVKYELQAVEGVSEVASIGGYVRQYQIDVDPDKLRFHGVSLDKLAMAIKGSNLDVGAKTVETTGMEYIVRGKGFLGSGGDHGEAIRDIEQTVIMQRDGVPVHVRDVASVQLGPDFRRGALDYNGAEAVGGVVVMRYGENPREVIDRVKAKITQIEPALDGVKIHGVYDRSGLIDETMATLTHSLRDEIIITAIIILLFLLHIRSSIVVAICLPAAVLMSFIAMHFVGVGSNIMSLAGIAIAIGTMVDMAIIVSENIYQGLAEWENGERKKTRNEVIYEATIEVAPAVITAVATTIVSFLPVFFLTGRDYRLFSPLAYTKTFAIAMAMLTAITLVPALSRLLLRSAGYRKRSALVAALALTTLLAATSHFLWGDDLAGHFQIQQWVVTCVAALVGFVVGWQLLRERIRPIEEIPTSRFVHWIYAARLRQALSHKLFALSFPAMLLVLGLGAYVGLPTVLKPIETAAGYVGADLNSLPGYVNAKHVFTGLQSDDWIALDEGSWFYMPTLYPAASFSQAMQVLQTQDVLIGQIPEVKDVLGKIGRVESALDPAPASMIETYVMLKPESEWRDGVTARDVWDEINRVATLPGVTPASALQPIEGRVVMLQSGIKAPMAIRIYGDDLEILASAAMYVSAVLKTSPYVNSGTVNPDIVLGKPYIEFTVDREAASRYGMSASMVNQVIETALGGMNLIKTVEGRERYPVRLRYSRDIREHIESLGRLPVVTHSGAIVPLEKLAKLETTWGPGAINSENGRLIAHVAFMTNGTVGALESVAAVEEQLRQAQALPEMDPNRLSLPTGYSLEAVGSFRNQIEANLRLMWIIPVVMVINLLLIYLEFRNLPISLAVFSGIPVAFAGGMIAVAWMEVELNTAVWVGFIALFGLAVDDGVVMATYIHQLLQRRKISTVEDIRNTVYEAGLKRIRPCMMTTVTTLAALVPVLIATGRGADVARAMAIPVFGGMLAEPFTSFIVPTLYCGYLELKMRFGVQDELWKGTEEMPEKTQLEVA
- a CDS encoding LbetaH domain-containing protein — translated: MMARQHCHMVNTTEPRAAKLRCSILKELFGSGGDSVWLEPPFRCDNGTNIYLGEKVYFNFDCVILDVCEVRIGNKVFIAPGVHIYAATHPLDAN
- a CDS encoding lactoylglutathione lyase family protein, yielding MTYPRTFSHIGISVTDLDQAVDFYTKTLGWYVIMPPTEIVSDDSAIGVMCDDVFGKDWERFRIAHLATGDRVGVELFEFRNAEKPADNFEYWKTGVFHFCVQDPDVEGLAKRIVANGGKQRMPVREYYPGEKPYRMVYCEDPFGNLIEIYSHSYELTYSAGAYQSDSD
- a CDS encoding alkyl/aryl-sulfatase, encoding MSLTEILITALCFLTLGARLSQGQQTNNATQQLRNQSSQFTEQIIKVADSVYVAVGFSVSNVSMIVGDDSVVIIDTGMMLDDSERIATEFRKVTDKPVKAIVFTHAHGDHTGGAAAFLGDERPQIWAHANYGSEARSWTSGNLTVQNSRGARHAGFKLPSEQRINNGIAPVRYPKRGGAVFAASHATNPTHFLRSKRQTIRVAGIELELVLSHGETNDQIFAWYPSGKVLFAGDNFYRSFPNLYAIRGTPNRSVRLWAESLGKLAVCGAEALVGGHTNPIMGAAKVKQVLTDYHAVVLYIHDKTVEGMNKGLTPDKLVEYVQLPDDLASKDYLQPFYGHPEWGVRSVFSGYLGWFDGNPSNLFRLSLKPEAERVAKLAGGTDKLLKSARDALASDDNQWAAQLADHLLAINADDKNAKQVKANSLTNLASNMVNATARNYYLTVARELRE
- a CDS encoding efflux RND transporter periplasmic adaptor subunit yields the protein MDNPSPKKKLLERLTGLKWLGKTLVHALVLITTFIGGIALIGVAQRLGWIRSSDGVVSSETVTGETVYTCPMHPQIRQSEPGNCPICAMKLVPAAGTGKQETAVASDERFICPMMCTPPSSDPGRCPVCAMELVKATGGGSGDGQSVTIEPVARRLIGIKTATAKLGPVSQTIRTIGSIDYDESKLATISAYVGGRIEKLYANYVGVPVEKDDDLALIYSPDLYSAQVEFLTARNGGGLKRLGGSSDFAELSKQKLIELGFTEDQFNNLSQRGQAESRIRLRSPIKGTVIDKFAVEGDYLKTGDPVYRIADLSTVWLMLNLYPDDASRIRFGQQVEAEVSSVPGDVFTGRVAFIDPTVSEQTRTVSVRVEMLNADGALRPGDYATARVYVPALRQDRVYDPSLAGRYISPMHPQIIRDNPGDCPICGMALIPTSKLGYSSRPLPRQDVVTVPRDAVLMTGKNSVVYVETDPGRFEIRRVVVGPMTNEDAIISEGIAVGETVATGGNFLIDSQMQLAGNPSLMDPSKASTYPPGPLDLPKQQAIVLAGDAGEQFDRAYQAYFTIQEALAADQTPPPAAVNTLDDSLSQLLLLPTVPDEAQTHLQRAKRSVDRLAGSLEQTREGFRPLSHSLLKTANSVRGPNTANKLVHMFCPMVPGGGGDWMQPGGDLVNPYWGSEMLSCGETVSDMAVDIAMDAQPDYSEPR